In Pantoea agglomerans, the genomic stretch CTGCAGCCGGAGAACCTTATTACCTGTAACGATATTCGCCTGATTAAATCGCTTATCAAGCAGGGCAGCGGCATCAGCATTCTAAGCCTGCTCGACGTGATGGATGAGGTGGAGCGGGGCGCGCTCAGCTTCGTTCCGCTGCGCGATCCCAACGTGCGGCCATTAACCCTGGCATTATGCTGCGCACCTGCGCGACAGCTGTCACGCGCTGCACAGCAGGTGATCCAGCATCTTACCGGCGTTATCGAGTCGCTTAATGCGCCACGCTAGAGAGTAATATTTGTCTTAAAATCAGCATATAGCGCGCCACTACCGCACTTTTTGTAAATTAACGTAAAGCGAGCGCCAGCCTGGTTTAGCGGAAAGCGTAATTAGGCTATAAGTCCTCTACCGTGCCAACCTGCTCAGGCCTCACCCTACACGATGATGACTCTGCGACCTCTGCTGACGCTTGTGTTAGCTTCTGCTTTTCTGCTTGGCGGCTGCTCGCGCCATTCGACTGATACCTCCGCACAAAACGATACGCAGGTCATTGATGAGAGCCAGGGCGATCAGGGCGATCTGATTCCGGTCGTCGCCGCGCTGCACGATCAGATGCATACCTGGCACGGCACGCAATATCAGTGGGGCGGCACCGAGCTTTCCGGCGTCGACTGCTCAGGTTTTGTCTGGCGCACCCTGAAGGATCGTTTCAATCTGCCAATGGATCGCGTGACCACCACCGAACTGCTGAAGATGGGCAAACGCATCGCGCCGCGCGATCTGCAGCCGGGGGATCTGGTCTTTTTCCGCATTAAAGGCGGCATGCACGTCGGCTTCTATGATACCGATCGACACTTCTTCCACGCCTCGGTCAGCCAGGGCGTCGTGCGCTCCGAGCTGGACAATCCCTACTGGCAAAAAGTTTTCTATCAGGCGCGGCGGCTGCCGAAAGAGTACAACGCGCAGATCACCCTCAATAAAGGCAGCGGCATGACGCTGGCGCGTAAGTAAGCCCCTTCAGTTATCACACCGCTCTTATGTTTACCTGTTGGAAACATCACCGCACTGAGCTATGATGTTTCCAACATGGAAAGCGAGAGGGCAGGATGCATATTATCTCAAGAAAGCTATTCCTCGAGGCGGCGCTAAAGTTCCCAGCCTGTGCCGCTGCTTTGGATGCGACCTACAGAATGCTCAACGGCAGAGAGTTTGCCGATCCTGAAGCGTTACAATCCTTTTTCCTCTTCTCTTGACCGGATGAATTATCGGGCTAAATGGTGGGTAATCGATGTTGGCGGCAATCATTTAAGAGTGATGTTTTTTGCTGATTTCGTCTTTCATAAAGCATATCGTGACACATGCTGAGTATGACAGGCTGGTGAAGCATTATCGGGAGAACAAAGAATGATCGCAGAAGCCATCCAGGCAACCAACGATTTAGTCAGAATCGTACCTTTTTTGGGTGGAAGCCCCTCAAAAGCCGATTACGAGCAGGCACTGGAGCTGGTGGAATATCTGGTCGAACATGAGCCGAACAGCCCCTTAA encodes the following:
- a CDS encoding NlpC/P60 family protein, whose product is MRPLLTLVLASAFLLGGCSRHSTDTSAQNDTQVIDESQGDQGDLIPVVAALHDQMHTWHGTQYQWGGTELSGVDCSGFVWRTLKDRFNLPMDRVTTTELLKMGKRIAPRDLQPGDLVFFRIKGGMHVGFYDTDRHFFHASVSQGVVRSELDNPYWQKVFYQARRLPKEYNAQITLNKGSGMTLARK